The window GCCGAGAACGCGGCCATCCAGAACAGGGTGCCGCCCGCGAAGTGGACGTACGACAACATCGCCTACATGAAGCAGCAGCTCCAGTCGCTGGGGCTCGGCATCGACTGGACGCGCGAGCTGGCGACCTGCGCGCCCGCGTACTACAAGTGGAACCAGTGGCTGTTCCTGCGCATGCTGGAGGCGGGCATCGCCTACAAGAAGACCCAGGTGGTGAACTGGGACCCGGTCGACCAGACCGTGCTCGCCAACGAGCAGGTGATCGAGGGCCGCGGCTGGCGCACCGGCGCCCTGGTCGAGAAGCGCGAGATCCCCGGCTACTACCTGGCCATCACGAAGTACGCCGACGAACTGCTGTCATCGCTCGACACGCTGCCCGGCTGGCCTGAGCGCGTGAAGACCATGCAGGCCAACTGGATCGGCAAGAGCGCAGGCGTGCGCTTCCACTTTCCCTACGAACTGGACGGCCGGCGGGAGAAGCTCTGGGTCTATACGACGCGCGCCGACACGATCATGGGCGTGACCTTTTGCGCGGTCGCCGCCGAGCATCCGCTGGCGGCGCATGCCGCCAATGCCAACGGGGGCAATCCGGTGCTCGCCGCATTCATCGACGAATGCAGGCACGGATCGGTCATGGAGGCGGACATCGCCACCATGGAAAAGAAGGGCATGCCGACGGGTATCTCCGTGACGCATCCGCTCACGGGCGAGCAGGTGCCGGTGTGGGTCGCCAACTACGTGCTGATGGGCTACGGCGAGGGCGCGGTGATGGCCGTGCCGGCGCACGACGAGCGCGACCTCGACTTCGCCCGGAAATACGGGCTGCCGGTGCGCGAGATCGAGCTGACGCCCGTCGAGGCCGTCGCCGACGAGCTGAGGGCGAAGGGATTCGGCGACACGCAGGTGCAGTACCGGCTGCGCGACTGGGGCGTCTCGCGCCAGCGCTACTGGGGCTGCCCGATCCCGCTGATCCACTGCGAAAGCTGCGGAACGGTGCCAGTCCCCGACGACCAGCTGCCCGTCGTGCTGCCCGAGGACTGCGTGCCGGACGGCTCCGGCAACCCACTGCACAAGCGGCCCGATTTCCTGAATTGCATCTGCCCCAAGTGCGGCAAACCCGCGAAGCGCGAGACCGACACGATGGACACCTTCGTCGACTCGAGCTGGTACTACGCGCGCTATTGCTCGCCGGACGCTCCGACGATGACCGATGAACGGGTCGGCTACTGGATGCCGGTCGACCAGTACATCGGCGGCATCGAACACGCGATCCTGCACCTGCTTTATTCGCGCTTCTGGACGAAGGTCATGCGCGACCTGGGGCTGGTCGGGGTCGACGAGCCCTTCGCCAACCTGCTGACGCAGGGCATG is drawn from Candidatus Nitricoxidivorans perseverans and contains these coding sequences:
- a CDS encoding leucine--tRNA ligase; this encodes MQEKYLPTEIEQAAQAHWASTGAFRATEASKKPKYYCLSMFPYPSGKLHMGHVRNYTIGDVLARWHRMRGFNVLQPMGWDAFGLPAENAAIQNRVPPAKWTYDNIAYMKQQLQSLGLGIDWTRELATCAPAYYKWNQWLFLRMLEAGIAYKKTQVVNWDPVDQTVLANEQVIEGRGWRTGALVEKREIPGYYLAITKYADELLSSLDTLPGWPERVKTMQANWIGKSAGVRFHFPYELDGRREKLWVYTTRADTIMGVTFCAVAAEHPLAAHAANANGGNPVLAAFIDECRHGSVMEADIATMEKKGMPTGISVTHPLTGEQVPVWVANYVLMGYGEGAVMAVPAHDERDLDFARKYGLPVREIELTPVEAVADELRAKGFGDTQVQYRLRDWGVSRQRYWGCPIPLIHCESCGTVPVPDDQLPVVLPEDCVPDGSGNPLHKRPDFLNCICPKCGKPAKRETDTMDTFVDSSWYYARYCSPDAPTMTDERVGYWMPVDQYIGGIEHAILHLLYSRFWTKVMRDLGLVGVDEPFANLLTQGMVLNGGSKMSKSKGNGVDPDALIAQYGADTARFFIIFAAPPDQSLEWSDSGVEGAYRFMKRLWAFGHALKSQTAADEAGALRREIHLLLKQANYDLGKLQFNTVASAAMKMLNALEKSPSDAHAREGFSILLRLLSPITPHICHALWRELDFGEDILAAPWPEPLESALVQDEIELVLQVNGKTRGSVCVPAGADRAAIEAAALASEAASKFMEGRPAKKVVVVPGRLVNIVA